A window of Castanea sativa cultivar Marrone di Chiusa Pesio chromosome 1, ASM4071231v1 contains these coding sequences:
- the LOC142634772 gene encoding uncharacterized protein LOC142634772 — translation MTAALNRFISRSVDRCRPFFQLLHKWKRFEWIEKCSSAFQQLKEYLSRPPIMSKLEKEEVLFAYITVASHAVSLVLVQADNGEQKLVYYVTDYTGRIVKWGTILGDFDYKYMPRTSMKDQILADLVVEFAKPSLVENKERPNMDEKLVGMVAVQDLLPWKEYVDGAANQKGSGVGLVIMSLEWITIEKSLRLGFSAINNKAEYEACLAGMDMVRKMGGQAMEMFSNSRLVVGQVKGELEA, via the exons ATGACTGCTGCCTTGAACCGATTCATCTCCCGATCAGTAGATAGGTGCCGGCCTTTCTTCCAGCTGCTGCACAAGTGGAAGAGATTTGAATGGATAGAGAAATGCTCCTCGGCCTTCCAGCAGTTGAAGGAATATCTCTCTCGACCACCTATTATGTCCAAACTCGAGAAGGAGGAGGTTCTATTTGCCTACATCACAGTAGCATCGCACGCGGTGAGTCTAGTATTGGTGCAAGCTGACAATGGGGAGCAGAAACTAGTCTACTATGTGA CGGACTACACGGGGAGGATTGTAAAGTGGGGGACAATTTTAGGAGATTTCGACTACAAATATATGCCACGCACTTCCATGAAGGACCAAATCCTAGCAGACTTGGTGGTTGAGTTTGCTAAACCTTCGCTAGTAGAAAACAAGGAGAGGCcaaacatggatgaaaaattagttgggaTGGTTGCCGTACAGGATCTTCTTCCATGGAAGGAGTACGTAGATGGTGCAGCTAATCAGAAGGGATCAGGAGTGGGGCTAGTTATTATGTCCCTTGAGTGGATCACCATTGAAAAGTCCTTAAGGTTGGGCTTCTCGGCCATAAACAATAAGGCTGAGTATGAGGCTTGTTTGGCAGGAATGGATATGGTACGAAAGATGGGAGGGCAAGCAATGGAGATGTTTTCAAACTCGAGATTGGTTGTAGGCCAAGTAAAGGGAGAGCTGGAAGCATAA